In one window of Poriferisphaera corsica DNA:
- a CDS encoding HdeD family acid-resistance protein, translating into MSDAPSAPEKQPHPLHPKPTSRSCFMTLGILMLILGTAAIILPGFGTIGATILIGWLLLFSGLTQMIHAYKSQHGSHRTWHMIIGLLGIIAGLLLLLEPIQGAYAVTLVLAFYFLFIGITRIGIYNKVKRARRAKWIVASGFVDIILAALIILFYPSDVLWVPALIVGIDLIFAGWSMIMLGSIPFGLIADLTDHKH; encoded by the coding sequence ATGTCCGATGCCCCGTCTGCACCAGAAAAACAACCTCACCCGCTACATCCCAAGCCAACTTCGCGCTCATGCTTTATGACCCTTGGTATCCTCATGCTCATCCTTGGCACCGCCGCCATTATTCTGCCTGGGTTCGGCACGATTGGGGCCACGATACTCATTGGTTGGCTCCTTCTTTTTTCTGGCCTGACCCAGATGATTCATGCCTACAAATCTCAGCATGGCTCACATCGAACATGGCACATGATCATCGGCCTACTCGGCATCATCGCTGGTTTACTCCTCCTCCTTGAGCCCATCCAAGGCGCATACGCAGTCACGCTTGTTCTTGCCTTTTATTTTCTTTTCATTGGCATCACACGCATCGGTATCTATAACAAAGTAAAACGTGCGCGTCGTGCAAAATGGATCGTCGCATCAGGCTTCGTCGATATCATCCTCGCCGCACTGATTATCCTGTTCTATCCATCTGATGTGCTATGGGTCCCAGCCCTCATCGTCGGCATCGACCTCATCTTCGCAGGCTGGTCTATGATCATGTTAGGTTCAATCCCGTTCGGCCTCATCGCTGATCTTACCGACCATAAACACTAA